A part of Pararoseomonas sp. SCSIO 73927 genomic DNA contains:
- a CDS encoding pyridoxal phosphate-dependent aminotransferase, whose translation MPALAKRIQEIQVSGSTRMSVRARELREAGHKVISLSVGEPDFATPPHAIEAAHAAALAGRTKYPPNDGWPELKAAIARKFSRENGLDYAPDEIIAANGGKQVILDALLATVDTGDEVVIPTPFWSAYSDIGRLCGGTPVLVPCPQNNGFKLRPEDLEAAITPRTKWVTLNFPNNPSGAALTRAEVAALAEVLMRHPHVWVLSDEMYEHIIYEDTGGHHSIAAVEPALRDRTLTVSGASKTYAMTGWRVGFGGGPRALIKAMTNMQSQTTNGIATVAQAATIAALDGPQEGVEERRALYSARRDLVVSMLNEAPGLQCHKPEGAFYVYPGVAGLLGKTTAGGRRLETDEDVAMALLEENHVATVSGTAYQMSPYIRLSYATDTETLREACTRIQAFCRGLH comes from the coding sequence ATGCCCGCCCTCGCCAAGCGTATCCAGGAGATCCAGGTCTCCGGCTCCACCCGTATGTCCGTCCGCGCCCGGGAACTTCGCGAGGCCGGCCACAAGGTCATCAGCCTCAGCGTCGGCGAGCCGGACTTCGCCACCCCGCCCCACGCCATCGAGGCCGCCCATGCGGCGGCGCTGGCCGGCAGGACGAAGTACCCCCCGAACGACGGCTGGCCCGAGCTGAAGGCCGCCATCGCCCGCAAGTTCAGTCGCGAGAACGGCCTGGACTACGCGCCGGACGAGATCATCGCGGCCAACGGCGGCAAGCAGGTCATCCTCGACGCCCTCCTCGCCACGGTGGACACCGGCGACGAGGTGGTGATCCCCACCCCCTTCTGGTCCGCCTATTCCGACATCGGCCGCCTCTGCGGCGGCACCCCTGTTCTCGTGCCCTGCCCGCAGAACAACGGCTTTAAGCTGCGCCCCGAGGACCTGGAGGCCGCCATCACCCCGAGGACGAAGTGGGTGACGCTGAACTTCCCGAACAACCCCTCCGGCGCCGCGCTCACCCGCGCCGAGGTGGCCGCGCTGGCCGAGGTGCTGATGCGCCACCCCCATGTCTGGGTGCTGTCCGACGAGATGTACGAGCACATCATCTACGAGGACACCGGCGGCCACCACTCCATCGCCGCCGTTGAGCCCGCCCTGCGCGACCGCACCCTGACCGTCTCCGGCGCCTCCAAGACCTACGCCATGACAGGCTGGCGCGTCGGCTTCGGCGGCGGCCCCCGCGCGCTGATCAAGGCGATGACGAACATGCAGAGCCAGACGACGAACGGCATCGCCACCGTCGCCCAGGCCGCGACCATCGCCGCGCTGGACGGCCCGCAGGAGGGGGTGGAGGAGCGCCGCGCCCTCTACAGCGCCCGCCGCGACCTCGTCGTCTCCATGCTGAACGAGGCACCGGGCCTGCAGTGCCACAAGCCGGAAGGCGCCTTCTACGTCTATCCCGGCGTCGCCGGCCTCCTCGGCAAGACCACCGCCGGCGGCCGCCGCCTGGAGACGGATGAGGACGTGGCCATGGCCCTGCTGGAGGAGAACCACGTCGCCACCGTCTCCGGCACCGCCTACCAGATGAGCCCCTACATCCGCCTCTCCTACGCGACGGACACGGAGACGCTGCGCGAGGCCTGTACCCGCATCCAGGCCTTCTGCAGGGGCCTGCATTGA
- a CDS encoding pyridoxal phosphate-dependent aminotransferase, with protein MSLIAERLNKVSPSQTIAISTKAREMKAAGRDIISLSAGEPDFPTPRNIKDAAIRAIDEGQTLYTDVAGTPALRKAAAAKFARDNGLDYKPEEIIVSTGGKQVIFNAMVATLDKGDEVIIPAPCWVSYPDIVSLADGTPVIVGAGPNQGFKITAEQLEAAITPKTKWVMLNNPCNPTGAAYTAEELRALTDVLLRHPNIWIFTDDIYEKLVYGDFKFATVVEVEPRLRDRTLTMNGCSKAYAMTGWRIGFAGAPVALTKAMDKLQSQSTSNTSSISQAAAVEALNGPQEEVETMRQAFERRRDLVVAMLNEAPGIHCNVPEGAFYVFPSVQGCLGKTTKAGKKLETDEDFVLALLEEEGVATVHGSAFLFPGYMRISYAASDESLKEACARIQRFCGGLS; from the coding sequence ATGTCCCTCATCGCCGAGCGCCTGAACAAGGTCTCCCCCTCCCAGACCATCGCCATCTCCACCAAGGCGCGCGAGATGAAGGCGGCCGGGCGGGACATCATCAGCCTTTCCGCCGGCGAGCCGGACTTCCCCACCCCCCGCAACATCAAGGACGCCGCGATCCGCGCGATCGACGAGGGGCAGACCCTCTACACCGACGTCGCCGGCACCCCCGCGCTCCGCAAGGCGGCCGCCGCCAAGTTCGCCCGCGACAACGGCCTCGACTACAAGCCGGAGGAGATCATCGTCTCCACCGGCGGCAAGCAGGTGATCTTCAACGCGATGGTGGCCACGCTCGACAAGGGCGACGAGGTCATCATCCCCGCCCCCTGCTGGGTCTCCTACCCCGACATCGTGTCCCTCGCCGACGGCACGCCCGTCATCGTCGGCGCCGGCCCGAACCAGGGCTTCAAGATCACGGCCGAGCAGCTTGAGGCCGCCATCACCCCCAAGACCAAGTGGGTGATGCTGAACAACCCCTGCAATCCCACGGGCGCCGCCTACACGGCCGAGGAGCTGCGCGCCCTCACCGACGTGCTGCTGCGCCACCCGAACATCTGGATCTTCACGGACGACATCTACGAGAAGCTCGTCTACGGTGACTTCAAGTTCGCCACCGTCGTCGAGGTGGAGCCGCGCCTGCGCGACCGCACCCTGACGATGAACGGCTGCTCCAAGGCCTACGCCATGACGGGCTGGCGCATCGGCTTCGCCGGCGCCCCCGTGGCGCTGACGAAGGCGATGGACAAGCTGCAGAGCCAGTCCACCTCCAACACCTCCTCCATCTCCCAGGCCGCCGCCGTCGAGGCGCTGAACGGCCCGCAGGAAGAGGTGGAGACGATGCGCCAGGCCTTCGAGCGCCGCCGCGACCTCGTCGTCGCCATGCTGAACGAGGCGCCGGGCATCCACTGCAACGTCCCGGAAGGCGCCTTCTACGTCTTCCCCTCCGTCCAGGGCTGCCTCGGCAAGACCACCAAGGCTGGCAAGAAGCTGGAGACGGACGAGGATTTCGTCCTCGCCCTGCTGGAGGAGGAGGGCGTGGCGACCGTCCACGGCTCCGCCTTCCTCTTCCCGGGCTACATGCGCATCTCCTACGCGGCCTCCGACGAGTCCCTGAAGGAGGCCTGCGCGCGCATCCAGCGCTTCTGCGGTGGGCTGAGCTGA
- a CDS encoding ABC transporter permease subunit — MTPRLVRVLLWAGLAFLWLPVALLVAYAFSASPVPFRWGGFSLRWFAALAADDRLLEAAWLSLRVAAGAATLAVLLGGSTGWVLARHGPFAGRALLGTLAGAPLVLPEVVTGLSLLLLFVALEGATGWPAGRGAGTVLLAHATLGTAYVAVVIQSRLANRDRDLEEAAQDLGATPFAAFATVTLPLMAPSLAAGWLLAFTLSLDDVVLASFTSGPSGTTLPVALFSMLRLGMTPEVNALATLLLVAAALTLGLVGLLLRGRD; from the coding sequence ATGACACCCCGTCTCGTCCGCGTCCTCCTCTGGGCCGGCCTCGCCTTCCTCTGGCTGCCCGTGGCGCTGCTGGTGGCCTACGCCTTCTCCGCCAGCCCCGTGCCCTTCCGATGGGGCGGCTTCTCCCTCCGCTGGTTCGCGGCGCTCGCCGCCGACGACCGCCTGCTGGAGGCCGCCTGGCTCTCCCTCCGCGTCGCCGCCGGCGCCGCCACCCTCGCCGTGCTGCTCGGCGGCTCCACCGGCTGGGTCCTCGCCCGCCACGGCCCCTTCGCCGGCCGCGCGCTTCTCGGCACCCTCGCCGGCGCGCCGCTCGTCCTGCCCGAGGTCGTGACGGGCCTCTCCCTCCTCCTCCTCTTCGTCGCGCTGGAGGGCGCGACCGGCTGGCCCGCCGGCCGCGGCGCGGGAACCGTCCTCCTGGCCCACGCCACCCTCGGAACCGCCTACGTCGCCGTGGTCATCCAGTCCCGCCTTGCCAACCGCGACCGCGACCTGGAGGAGGCCGCCCAGGACCTCGGCGCCACCCCCTTCGCCGCCTTCGCCACCGTCACCCTGCCGCTCATGGCGCCGAGCCTCGCCGCGGGATGGCTCCTCGCCTTCACCCTCTCGCTGGACGACGTGGTGCTGGCCTCCTTCACCTCCGGCCCCTCGGGCACCACCCTGCCGGTCGCCCTCTTCTCCATGCTCCGCCTGGGCATGACGCCGGAGGTGAACGCGCTGGCCACCCTGCTCCTGGTCGCGGCCGCCCTCACGCTGGGCCTAGTCGGCCTCCTGTTGCGCGGGCGGGACTGA
- a CDS encoding ABC transporter permease — MRALLRLVPGLWLALLVATPLALVVVLAVSWQSNGVPPYDPPWAGQGTNPDNFRLLLEDPYYRASLAQSLVVAALTAALCLLLAAPMGIAIARAGRWRNALLAAVLLPFWTGFLIRIGAWIGLLRDEGWINAVLRALGLTEDPIPLLYTDGAMLLGMVHAYLPFAVLPIFAAATRLDPVLEEAAADLGATPGRAFVTVTLPQLFPALAAAFLLVLIPAAGEYVIPELLGPPSATLVGRVLFQEFFQNRDWPVAAALALALLALLTGPILLYQRLGRAP, encoded by the coding sequence ATGAGAGCGCTCCTCCGCCTCGTCCCCGGCCTCTGGCTCGCCCTCCTCGTGGCCACGCCCCTGGCCCTGGTGGTCGTCCTCGCGGTGTCCTGGCAGTCCAACGGCGTCCCGCCCTACGACCCGCCCTGGGCCGGGCAGGGAACCAACCCCGACAACTTCCGCCTGCTGCTGGAGGACCCCTACTACCGCGCCTCCCTGGCCCAGTCCCTCGTCGTCGCCGCCCTCACCGCCGCCCTCTGCCTCCTCCTGGCCGCCCCCATGGGCATCGCCATCGCCCGTGCCGGACGCTGGCGGAACGCGCTGCTGGCGGCGGTGCTGCTGCCCTTCTGGACCGGCTTCCTCATCCGCATCGGTGCCTGGATCGGGCTGCTGCGGGACGAGGGCTGGATCAACGCCGTCCTTCGCGCCCTCGGCCTGACAGAAGATCCGATCCCGCTCCTCTACACGGATGGCGCCATGCTGCTGGGCATGGTCCACGCCTACCTGCCCTTCGCCGTCCTCCCGATCTTCGCCGCCGCCACCCGCCTGGATCCGGTGCTGGAGGAAGCGGCCGCCGACCTCGGCGCCACGCCCGGCCGCGCCTTCGTCACCGTCACTCTGCCGCAGCTCTTCCCGGCGCTGGCCGCCGCCTTCCTCCTCGTCCTCATCCCCGCCGCGGGCGAGTACGTCATCCCCGAGCTCCTCGGCCCGCCCAGCGCCACCCTCGTCGGCCGCGTCCTCTTCCAGGAGTTCTTCCAGAACCGCGACTGGCCCGTCGCCGCGGCGCTGGCGCTCGCCCTCCTGGCCCTGCTGACCGGCCCCATCCTCCTCTACCAGCGCCTGGGCCGCGCCCCATGA
- a CDS encoding ABC transporter ATP-binding protein: protein MTARLSLRGITRRFGPVAALDGIALDVPPGEFLALLGGSGSGKSTLLRVIAGFETPDTGTAHLDGTDLLGVPPHRRPVNMMFQSYALFPHMSVAANIAYGLKREGLPRAETAARVAQAIAMLRLEGMESRKPHALSGGQRQRVALARALVKRPRLLLLDEPLGALDANLRERTGFELRAIQRESGAAFIMVTHDQAEALALADRVAVMDHGRIVQAGPPREVYDRPATRFVATFLGAANVLDGTRTADGALDCPGATCTLRAEAPLPEGVTAVALRPERIRLATEPGENTTAGTVEESAFRGESSLLLVRLAGGATLRVSHAEEDGAPPPRGASVRLAWDRDDVVPLLP, encoded by the coding sequence TTGACCGCGCGCCTCTCGCTGCGCGGCATCACCCGCCGCTTCGGTCCCGTCGCGGCGCTGGACGGCATCGCGCTCGACGTTCCGCCGGGCGAGTTCCTTGCCCTTCTGGGCGGCAGCGGCTCCGGCAAGTCCACCCTACTGCGCGTCATCGCAGGTTTCGAGACGCCGGATACCGGCACCGCGCATCTGGACGGCACCGACCTCCTCGGCGTCCCCCCGCACCGCCGCCCCGTGAACATGATGTTCCAGTCCTACGCCCTGTTCCCGCATATGAGCGTGGCCGCCAACATCGCCTACGGCCTGAAGCGGGAGGGCCTGCCGCGCGCCGAGACCGCCGCCCGCGTCGCGCAGGCCATCGCCATGCTGCGCCTGGAGGGCATGGAATCCCGCAAGCCCCACGCCCTCTCCGGCGGCCAGCGCCAGCGCGTCGCCCTGGCCCGCGCCCTGGTGAAGCGCCCCCGCCTCCTCCTGCTGGACGAGCCCCTGGGCGCGTTGGACGCCAACCTGCGGGAGCGCACCGGCTTCGAGCTCCGCGCCATCCAGCGGGAGAGCGGCGCCGCCTTCATCATGGTCACCCACGACCAGGCCGAGGCCCTGGCCCTGGCCGACCGCGTGGCGGTGATGGACCACGGCCGCATCGTCCAGGCCGGCCCCCCGCGTGAGGTCTATGACCGCCCCGCCACCCGCTTCGTCGCCACCTTTCTCGGCGCCGCCAACGTGCTGGACGGCACCCGCACCGCCGACGGCGCCCTGGACTGCCCCGGCGCCACCTGCACCCTCCGCGCCGAGGCACCCCTGCCGGAAGGCGTCACCGCCGTCGCCCTCCGCCCCGAGCGCATCCGCCTCGCGACCGAGCCCGGCGAGAACACCACGGCCGGCACGGTGGAGGAATCCGCCTTCCGCGGGGAGAGCAGCCTCCTCCTGGTCAGGCTCGCGGGCGGCGCCACCCTCCGCGTCTCCCACGCCGAGGAGGACGGCGCACCGCCCCCGCGCGGCGCCAGCGTGCGCCTGGCCTGGGACCGTGACGACGTGGTTCCCCTCCTGCCATGA
- a CDS encoding extracellular solute-binding protein translates to MNRLRRLLPALLLAPFLAPFLAGGAAAQQPVLNVYNWTDYIDPKAIEGFQRETGIRVRYDVFDSLETLEGKLSAGRSGYDVVVPTGEPSFARLVRAGALRPLDRAAIPNLAGQDPALLAQVATSDPGNRHGAIYLWGTVGLGLRADRIRALAPDAPLDSLDLILRPENAARIARCGIAIMDSGIDVIPTILRWLGRDPNTADAADARAAEQALLAIRPHVRAIISSAAITDALTQGEYCAVLTYSGDVVQAQARAPGGGITYVPPQGGAQLWFDMLAIPADAPNPEAAQRFIDYMLRPEVIAGVTNQVHYPNAVPASRPHLRPEVAADPNVYPPPEMIARSFTVSTPGPVAERARSRSWSRFKAGR, encoded by the coding sequence ATGAACCGCCTGCGCCGCCTGCTGCCCGCCCTGCTCCTCGCGCCCTTTCTGGCCCCCTTCCTGGCGGGCGGCGCTGCCGCGCAGCAGCCCGTGCTGAACGTCTACAACTGGACCGACTACATCGACCCGAAGGCGATCGAGGGCTTCCAGCGCGAGACGGGCATCCGCGTGCGCTACGACGTCTTCGACAGCCTGGAGACGCTGGAGGGCAAGCTCTCCGCCGGCCGCTCCGGCTACGACGTGGTGGTGCCCACGGGCGAGCCGAGCTTCGCCCGCCTGGTCCGCGCCGGCGCCCTGCGGCCGCTGGACCGCGCGGCCATCCCCAACCTCGCCGGCCAGGACCCCGCGCTGCTCGCCCAGGTCGCCACCAGCGATCCCGGGAACCGGCACGGCGCCATCTACCTCTGGGGCACGGTCGGCCTCGGCCTCCGCGCGGACCGCATCCGGGCGCTGGCCCCGGACGCCCCGCTGGACAGCCTGGACCTGATCCTGAGGCCGGAGAACGCCGCCCGCATCGCCCGCTGCGGCATCGCCATCATGGACAGCGGCATCGACGTGATCCCCACGATCCTCCGCTGGCTCGGCCGCGACCCCAACACCGCCGATGCCGCCGATGCCCGCGCGGCGGAGCAGGCGCTGCTCGCCATCCGCCCGCATGTCCGCGCCATCATCTCCTCCGCCGCCATCACGGACGCGCTGACGCAGGGCGAGTACTGCGCCGTCCTCACCTATTCCGGCGACGTGGTGCAGGCCCAGGCCCGCGCGCCGGGCGGCGGCATCACCTACGTACCGCCGCAAGGTGGCGCGCAGCTCTGGTTCGATATGCTCGCCATTCCCGCGGACGCGCCGAATCCGGAGGCCGCGCAGAGGTTCATCGACTACATGCTCAGGCCAGAGGTGATCGCCGGCGTGACGAACCAGGTCCACTACCCCAACGCCGTCCCCGCCTCCCGCCCGCACCTGCGGCCGGAGGTCGCCGCCGATCCCAACGTCTATCCCCCGCCCGAGATGATCGCCCGCAGCTTCACCGTCTCCACCCCCGGCCCGGTGGCGGAGCGCGCCCGCTCCCGCTCCTGGTCGCGCTTCAAGGCCGGGCGTTGA